A window of the Nycticebus coucang isolate mNycCou1 chromosome 3, mNycCou1.pri, whole genome shotgun sequence genome harbors these coding sequences:
- the TOB2 gene encoding protein Tob2, translating to MQLEIKVALNFIISYLYNKLPRRRADLFGEELERLLKKKYEGHWYPDKPLKGSGFRCVHIGEMVDPVVELAAKRSGLAVEDVRANVPEELSVWIDPFEVSYQIGEKGAVKVLYLDDSEGCGAPELDKEIKSSFNPDAQVFVPIGSQDSSLSNSPSPSFGQSPSPTFIPRSAQPITFTTASFAATKFGSTKMKKGGGAAGGGGVASSGANGQQPQQQPRLARSPTSNLLKHKSLSLSMHSLNFITASPAPQSQLSPNAKEFVYNGGGSPSLFFDGADGQGSSTPAPFGGSGAGTCNSSSFDMAQVFGGGANSLFLEKTPFVEGLSYNLNTMQYPSQPFQPVVLAN from the coding sequence ATGCAGCTGGAGATCAAAGTGGCCCTGAACTTCATCATCTCCTACTTGTACAACAAGCTGCCCCGGCGCCGGGCAGACCTGTTTGGGGAGGAGCTAGAGCggcttttgaaaaagaaatatgaaggtCACTGGTACCCTGACAAGCCACTAAAGGGCTCTGGGTTCCGCTGTGTCCACATTGGGGAGATGGTGGACCCTGTAGTGGAGCTGGCTGCCAAGCGGAGTGGCCTGGCGGTGGAAGACGTGCGGGCCAATGTACCTGAGGAGCTAAGTGTCTGGATTGACCCTTTTGAGGTATCCTACCAGATTGGTGAGAAGGGGGCTGTAAAAGTGCTATACTTGGATGATAGTGAGGGCTGTGGTGCCCCAGAGCTGGACAAAGAGATCAAGAGCAGCTTCAACCCTGATGCCCAGGTGTTTGTGCCCATTGGCAGCCAGGACAGCTCCTTGTCAAACTCCCCATCACCATCCTTTGGCCAATCGCCTAGCCCCACCTTTATCCCCCGTTCTGCCCAGCCCATCACCTTCACCACCGCCTCCTTTGCTGCCACCAAATTTGGTTCCACCAAGATGAAGAAGGGTGGTGGGGCAGCAGGTGGAGGGGGTGTGGCCAGCAGTGGAGCAAATGGCCAACAGCCTCAGCAGCAGCCTCGTCTGGCTCGCTCACCCACCAGCAACCTACTGAAGCACAAGAGCCTCTCTTTGTCTATGCATTCACTGAACTTCATCACAGCCAGTCCGGCCCCTCAGTCCCAGCTCTCACCCAATGCCAAGGAGTTCGTGTACAATGGTGGTGGCTCACCTAGCCTATTCTTTGATGGAGCAGATGGCCAGGGCAGCAGCACCCCAGCCCCTTTTGGGGGCAGTGGGGCTGGCACCTGCAACAGCAGCAGCTTTGACATGGCCCAGGTATTTGGAGGTGGTGCCAACAGCCTCTTCCTGGAGAAGACACCTTTTGTGGAAGGCCTCAGCTACAACCTGAACACCATGCAGTATCCCAGCCAGCCTTTCCAGCCTGTTGTGCTGGCCAACTGA